In the Chloroflexota bacterium genome, one interval contains:
- a CDS encoding HIT family protein yields the protein MNDIFSKIVRGELPCHKVAEDDQTLAFLDINPAAQGHTLVIPKRFGTDIFDTNPEDLAAVARMVQTVAQLLLQTLKPDGINVLQNSRPASGQVVFYYHVHVIPRWEGDGVFSFWRPNPTDHAAFAALAERLRANNQA from the coding sequence ATGAATGATATATTCAGCAAGATTGTGCGCGGCGAATTGCCTTGCCATAAAGTGGCCGAAGATGATCAAACCCTAGCCTTTTTAGATATTAATCCGGCAGCACAAGGCCATACCTTGGTCATTCCCAAGCGCTTTGGTACCGATATTTTCGATACCAACCCTGAGGATCTGGCAGCGGTGGCGCGGATGGTGCAAACGGTAGCGCAATTATTGTTGCAAACGCTCAAACCAGATGGGATTAATGTGTTGCAGAACTCGCGTCCAGCCTCTGGCCAAGTCGTGTTTTACTACCATGTCCACGTCATTCCACGCTGGGAAGGCGATGGTGTGTTCTCATTTTGGCGACCAAACCCAACCGATCACGCAGCATTTGCCGCTTTAGCCGAGCGTTTGCGGGCTAACAATCAAGCATGA
- a CDS encoding MFS transporter: protein MASASTTPRQPSPLVALRHRDYRLLWSGQLISIAGSQMHTVALHVQVYRLASAIPGANPAIFLGLIGLFQFIPLLLLALRAGLLADRVDRRRLMLVTQSVLMGLSLVLAVLSWFGLINLWLLYGIMIIFFSTKTFDLPARQALIPRLVPRDVLPTALSLNMIAWQIGNIAGPALGGWFVSYSIALVYLIDAISYGVVVLNLWQMRGDYAPTEVKPMIKGSMWEGLRFVRRTPIIWSTMVLDFIATFCGAATTLLPLFADKVLGVDEKALGLMYAAPAIGALVAALAMSWFGNPRRQGMVVVVSVVLYGLATMVFGLAPSLPIALLGLAGTGAADTVSAVLRGTIRQLNTPDELRGRATSANMLFFQGGPLLGEVEAGFAASLVGAPIAIAFGGAICVVAAIVIAVRIPSLRLYDR, encoded by the coding sequence ATGGCTTCAGCTTCAACCACCCCGCGCCAACCCTCGCCGTTGGTTGCTTTACGCCACCGCGATTATCGGCTGCTCTGGAGCGGCCAACTGATTTCAATTGCTGGCTCACAGATGCACACTGTAGCCTTGCACGTTCAGGTCTATCGTTTAGCTAGCGCAATTCCTGGGGCTAATCCAGCGATTTTTCTGGGCTTGATTGGCTTGTTTCAGTTTATTCCCTTGCTGTTGCTGGCCTTACGTGCAGGTCTATTGGCCGATCGGGTTGATCGACGACGTTTGATGCTGGTAACGCAAAGTGTCTTGATGGGGTTGTCTTTAGTATTGGCGGTTTTATCGTGGTTTGGCTTGATCAATTTGTGGTTGCTGTATGGAATTATGATTATCTTTTTCAGCACCAAAACCTTTGATCTGCCTGCCCGCCAAGCGTTAATTCCACGCTTAGTGCCGCGTGATGTGCTGCCCACTGCCTTGAGCCTCAACATGATTGCTTGGCAAATTGGCAATATTGCTGGGCCGGCCTTGGGCGGTTGGTTTGTTAGCTATTCAATTGCCTTGGTTTATTTGATCGACGCGATTAGTTATGGGGTGGTGGTATTGAATTTGTGGCAAATGCGCGGCGATTATGCCCCAACTGAGGTTAAACCAATGATCAAAGGCTCCATGTGGGAAGGTTTGCGCTTTGTGCGGCGCACGCCGATTATCTGGTCAACCATGGTGCTCGATTTTATTGCCACCTTCTGTGGTGCAGCCACCACCCTCTTGCCATTGTTTGCGGATAAAGTATTGGGTGTTGATGAAAAAGCCTTGGGGTTGATGTATGCAGCACCAGCGATTGGGGCGTTAGTCGCAGCGCTGGCTATGTCGTGGTTTGGCAATCCGCGCCGTCAAGGCATGGTTGTAGTGGTTTCGGTGGTTCTCTATGGCTTGGCAACCATGGTGTTTGGGCTAGCCCCAAGTTTGCCGATTGCCTTGCTGGGCTTGGCGGGCACAGGTGCAGCTGATACGGTCAGTGCTGTGTTGCGCGGCACAATTCGCCAATTAAATACTCCCGATGAACTGCGTGGGCGGGCAACTTCGGCCAATATGCTGTTTTTTCAAGGCGGGCCATTGCTAGGCGAAGTTGAGGCCGGATTTGCCGCTTCATTGGTTGGTGCGCCAATCGCGATCGCCTTTGGCGGAGCGATTTGCGTTGTCGCTGCAATTGTTATTGCTGTGCGGATACCAAGTTTGCGTTTGTATGATCGTTGA
- a CDS encoding ammonium transporter, with translation MPVEEQLNSLTVNANILWVLLAAFLVFFMQAGFALVEAGFTRAKNVAHTMLMNLMVFCIGAIGFWICGFAFAFGGVNHTYPATGANAEWNFGPVTLGAWGDALSSNLAFGDQWGVLGTSGFFLNGIGLSAAGIFAFFMFQMVFMDTAATIPTGSGAERIKFIGFVIMGFLVSMFVYPLSANWVWGGGWMANMGRTLGLGNGAVDFAGSGVVHMTGGAVGLAIALVLGPRIGKFNKDGSANTILGHNLPMGVLGAIILFFGWFGFNPGSSLGIQGSFMNLTALAALNTLIAGAAGGISAMTYTWLKNKKPDPGMSVNGLLAGLVAVTAPCAFITPVAAAIIGAVGGVLVIFASILLEKLKIDDPVGAVPVHLFNGFWGVIAVGLFANGNPDTASWNGIDGQAVTGLFYGGGFSQLFAQLIEGLGIGISAFVLSFVVFKALAKLGLMRSRAEDEVAGLDLPEMGMPGYVSDGAYMPETGAAPAASEEPAAAGLPAGAAA, from the coding sequence ATGCCTGTGGAAGAGCAACTCAACTCATTGACGGTCAACGCAAACATCTTGTGGGTCTTGCTCGCTGCTTTTCTGGTCTTCTTTATGCAAGCTGGGTTTGCTTTGGTTGAAGCGGGCTTCACCAGGGCAAAAAATGTCGCGCACACCATGCTCATGAACTTGATGGTGTTTTGTATTGGGGCGATCGGCTTCTGGATCTGTGGCTTTGCCTTTGCCTTCGGCGGGGTCAACCATACCTACCCAGCAACAGGCGCAAACGCTGAATGGAACTTCGGCCCAGTTACTTTGGGCGCTTGGGGCGATGCACTCTCCTCAAATCTCGCCTTCGGCGATCAATGGGGCGTGCTTGGAACCAGTGGCTTCTTCCTGAATGGGATTGGGCTGAGCGCTGCTGGGATTTTTGCCTTCTTTATGTTCCAAATGGTCTTTATGGATACCGCCGCCACGATTCCAACGGGCAGCGGAGCTGAACGCATCAAGTTCATTGGTTTTGTAATTATGGGCTTTTTGGTCAGTATGTTCGTCTATCCACTTTCAGCCAACTGGGTTTGGGGTGGTGGCTGGATGGCCAACATGGGCCGCACACTTGGGCTTGGCAACGGCGCAGTCGATTTTGCAGGCTCAGGGGTTGTACACATGACTGGCGGCGCGGTTGGTTTGGCAATTGCGCTGGTGCTTGGGCCACGGATCGGCAAATTTAACAAAGATGGCAGTGCCAACACGATTCTTGGGCACAACTTGCCAATGGGTGTTTTGGGCGCAATCATCCTCTTCTTTGGCTGGTTCGGTTTCAATCCAGGTAGCTCATTGGGTATCCAAGGCTCGTTTATGAACCTAACCGCCTTGGCCGCCTTGAATACCTTAATTGCAGGCGCTGCTGGTGGCATCAGTGCCATGACCTACACATGGTTGAAGAATAAAAAACCAGATCCAGGCATGAGCGTCAATGGTTTATTGGCAGGCTTGGTGGCAGTTACCGCGCCTTGTGCCTTTATCACGCCAGTTGCCGCAGCAATTATTGGGGCAGTTGGCGGGGTTTTGGTGATTTTCGCCAGCATTCTGTTGGAAAAACTCAAAATCGATGATCCGGTTGGTGCCGTGCCTGTGCACTTGTTCAATGGCTTTTGGGGCGTGATTGCGGTTGGTCTCTTTGCCAACGGCAACCCCGATACCGCTAGCTGGAACGGCATCGACGGCCAAGCGGTAACTGGTTTGTTCTATGGCGGAGGGTTCAGTCAATTGTTCGCACAGTTGATTGAAGGCTTGGGCATTGGTATCAGCGCATTTGTTCTATCGTTTGTGGTCTTCAAAGCCTTGGCCAAACTCGGCCTGATGCGTTCACGGGCTGAAGACGAAGTAGCAGGCTTGGACTTACCAGAAATGGGCATGCCTGGCTATGTTTCTGATGGCGCTTATATGCCCGAAACCGGGGCAGCCCCTGCTGCTAGCGAAGAACCAGCTGCGGCTGGCTTGCCCGCTGGCGCTGCTGCTTAA
- the polX gene encoding DNA polymerase/3'-5' exonuclease PolX, with amino-acid sequence MLSNQAIAQVFADIADALEVIGENRFRLAAYRRASDTLAAQTTSLASLREQGLLTSLPNIGEASAAIIGELLDHGHSALADQLLEKVPPGLLQILRVPEIGPKTAARLFRDEGIQDLEALFAAAQDGRLAKIKGFGAKSAAKVLSALEAMQNQVLRLRLVDALPVAQTLSATLAELASISAVQVVGSTRRYQASVGDLNFVVATVDQAAAYAAIAALPQVAQATPSDNGLRLLLHNGMNAWIVAVASEHWGSALVYWTGSASHVAGLNQVAQAQNWQLDPLNFPDFADEAAVYAALGLEWIAPELREGWGEIELAQAQQLPSLLEQSAIISDLHWHTTWSDGSASLREMALSGIAKGYRYMAVADHSAYLGVTGGLDGERLLAQRVEIDALNQQLAAEGYEFRLLQSCEVDILPDGSLALPDEVLAKLDLVVASPHVALRQPRAESTARMLRAINHPLVTIIGHPTGRILNGRAGADYDMAQIIAAAAATGTVLEVNAGPERLDLDAPNVRAALAAGCNISINTDAHATAGFDNLFYGVVTARRGGAGNQQVINTWEAEAVLALRQQKLQKLGLSSES; translated from the coding sequence ATGCTTAGCAACCAAGCAATTGCCCAAGTTTTTGCCGATATTGCCGATGCGTTGGAAGTGATCGGCGAAAATCGTTTTCGATTGGCGGCCTATCGCCGTGCCAGCGATACCCTCGCCGCCCAAACCACTAGCCTTGCCAGCCTGCGCGAACAAGGGTTATTAACCAGTTTGCCTAATATTGGCGAGGCCAGCGCTGCCATTATTGGCGAATTGCTTGACCATGGCCATTCGGCGCTAGCCGACCAGCTTTTGGAAAAAGTTCCGCCTGGATTGTTGCAAATTTTGCGTGTGCCCGAAATTGGCCCCAAAACCGCCGCTCGGCTTTTTCGCGATGAAGGCATTCAGGATCTTGAGGCCTTGTTTGCGGCGGCTCAGGATGGGCGTTTGGCCAAAATTAAGGGCTTTGGCGCTAAAAGTGCTGCCAAAGTGTTGAGTGCTCTCGAAGCCATGCAAAATCAGGTGCTACGCTTGCGTTTAGTCGATGCCTTGCCCGTAGCTCAAACATTAAGCGCCACGTTAGCCGAACTTGCCAGCATTAGCGCAGTGCAAGTAGTCGGCTCAACCCGCCGTTATCAAGCCAGTGTTGGCGATTTGAATTTTGTGGTAGCTACGGTAGATCAAGCAGCCGCCTATGCTGCAATTGCTGCATTGCCCCAAGTTGCCCAAGCCACCCCCAGCGACAACGGCTTGCGCTTGTTGTTGCATAATGGCATGAATGCTTGGATTGTGGCGGTTGCGTCCGAACATTGGGGCAGCGCTTTGGTCTATTGGACTGGCTCGGCTAGCCATGTAGCTGGCTTAAATCAAGTAGCTCAGGCCCAGAATTGGCAGCTTGATCCGCTGAATTTTCCTGATTTTGCCGATGAAGCAGCGGTGTATGCAGCTTTAGGTTTAGAATGGATCGCGCCTGAATTGCGCGAAGGCTGGGGCGAAATTGAGCTAGCTCAAGCCCAGCAATTACCCAGCTTGCTCGAACAATCAGCGATTATCAGCGATTTACATTGGCACACGACGTGGAGCGATGGCAGTGCCAGCCTACGCGAGATGGCGCTATCAGGTATTGCCAAGGGCTATCGCTATATGGCGGTGGCTGATCATAGTGCCTATTTGGGCGTAACTGGTGGGCTAGATGGCGAACGCTTGCTGGCGCAACGCGTCGAAATAGACGCACTTAATCAGCAATTAGCCGCCGAAGGCTATGAATTTCGTTTATTGCAAAGCTGCGAAGTCGATATTTTGCCCGATGGTAGCTTGGCCTTGCCCGATGAGGTGCTAGCCAAATTAGATTTAGTTGTGGCTTCGCCGCATGTGGCCTTACGCCAGCCCCGTGCTGAATCGACCGCCCGAATGCTGCGAGCGATCAACCATCCTTTGGTGACGATCATCGGCCATCCAACTGGGCGGATTTTAAATGGCCGTGCTGGAGCCGATTATGATATGGCGCAGATTATTGCGGCGGCAGCGGCAACTGGCACAGTTTTGGAAGTTAATGCTGGGCCAGAACGGCTTGATTTGGATGCACCAAACGTGCGGGCGGCCCTGGCAGCTGGGTGTAATATCAGCATCAACACCGATGCCCATGCCACGGCAGGTTTCGATAATCTGTTTTATGGAGTTGTAACGGCACGGCGTGGCGGCGCTGGCAACCAGCAGGTGATCAACACATGGGAGGCTGAGGCAGTCTTGGCGCTGCGTCAGCAAAAATTACAAAAACTTGGGCTTAGTAGCGAATCGTAG
- a CDS encoding cation:proton antiporter has protein sequence MSSTVQLILLLLVLIGVAKIGGALSAALGQPTVLGKLLAGVLLGPSLINVMHWETFQSSDLKSTIHYLSELGVIFLMFIAGLRIEAHELREAGKAATWTAILGVIIPFFGGLLSALAFGYGLIPAIFVGLLLTATSVSISAQTLVELGRLKSRVGTTLLGAAVLDDIIGLLLLSIFMATQTSDGNFMTIVWTIVRLVGFLVVAWFLGQRFLPRILERVKKMRTNEPVLTFAVLVVLGLAFTAETVGHLAAITGAFMAGILLSHTDVRDEIDRSISSFTYAVLVPIFFIGIGLNTDLSSLSGAAIPMAIILCIVAIGTKIVGCGLGAKIAGLNQREAIQVGCGMISRGEVGLIVASLGVQNQIVDTNVFSLTVTVVLVTTLVTPILLKWSFKTEPLPSLHLALEPEDEVLAIG, from the coding sequence ATGAGTTCAACTGTGCAACTGATCTTATTGCTGTTGGTGTTAATCGGTGTCGCTAAAATTGGCGGCGCACTCAGTGCCGCGCTTGGCCAACCAACCGTGTTGGGTAAGCTGTTGGCGGGCGTGCTGCTTGGCCCAAGTTTAATTAATGTCATGCACTGGGAAACCTTCCAAAGCAGCGATTTGAAATCGACCATCCACTACCTCTCGGAGCTTGGGGTCATTTTCCTCATGTTTATTGCCGGCCTGCGAATCGAAGCTCATGAGTTGCGCGAAGCTGGCAAGGCTGCCACTTGGACAGCAATTTTGGGCGTGATTATTCCATTCTTTGGTGGGCTGCTCAGCGCTTTGGCCTTTGGCTATGGCCTTATTCCAGCAATTTTTGTGGGTTTATTGTTGACAGCAACCAGTGTTAGCATTTCGGCTCAAACCTTGGTTGAGCTTGGGCGACTCAAAAGTCGAGTTGGCACAACCTTGCTAGGCGCGGCGGTGCTCGACGATATTATTGGTCTGCTGTTACTCTCAATTTTTATGGCCACTCAAACCAGCGATGGCAACTTCATGACCATTGTTTGGACGATTGTGCGCTTGGTGGGCTTTTTGGTGGTGGCTTGGTTCTTGGGCCAGCGCTTTTTGCCGCGCATCCTTGAGCGAGTCAAAAAAATGCGTACCAACGAGCCTGTGCTCACCTTTGCGGTGCTGGTGGTGCTCGGTTTAGCCTTCACAGCTGAAACGGTGGGGCATTTGGCAGCAATTACCGGGGCATTTATGGCTGGCATTCTCCTGAGCCATACCGATGTGCGCGATGAAATTGATCGTTCAATTTCTAGCTTTACCTACGCCGTACTTGTGCCAATTTTCTTTATTGGAATTGGCCTGAACACCGATTTGAGCAGCCTCAGCGGTGCAGCCATCCCAATGGCCATTATTTTGTGTATCGTAGCGATTGGCACCAAAATTGTGGGCTGTGGCCTAGGAGCCAAAATTGCTGGCCTCAACCAACGTGAGGCAATTCAAGTTGGCTGTGGCATGATCTCGCGCGGCGAGGTCGGGTTGATTGTCGCCTCGCTGGGTGTTCAAAATCAAATTGTTGATACCAATGTATTTTCATTGACCGTAACAGTAGTCTTGGTCACTACCCTCGTCACGCCAATTCTGCTGAAATGGTCATTCAAAACCGAGCCATTACCAAGCCTCCACTTGGCGCTTGAGCCTGAGGACGAAGTGTTGGCAATTGGCTAA
- a CDS encoding peptide ABC transporter substrate-binding protein, translated as MMRILTLGLLAVLLTACSLGSTPAPTNEPTTPPIQIPQGGTLTIRTAQDIAVLHPWKPTSHEEAQLLGLLYRGLTKLDQSLAPQPDVATSWQSDSVGQTLTMTLRSDIRWHDDTALTAADAAWTISAMQSISPTTPLLTDLQGLVRKVTAPDDTTLVISLREPYAPLLSALSMPILPKHLFEQLSPAELDQLNLLTQPIGSGPFIFEQRTAGSAISLIRNSNYIDGVPYLDRVAFVVAPDPQVARQAVRDGDLLAAELPWEQSQGLGSAIGTGSYPENGFYYVAFNMRDGRIFSDPRVRQALALSLDLNTIVETAGPAAQAILSDHLPGTWVAPTGELPKRNLDKARELLDQAGWVLPEGATIRASNGITLSMALFVRGDDQRRIEVAERIAAAASPVGFNIVVTPADFESVIRSKLVTPFDFDLALMSWGNSRVGGSPSYTAYDPDNFSLFHSSQIYQGVADGRPGLRNYGAFQNTSFDNLSTAARALYATERRRELYQQTNTIIQTEYPYVFLWADRIPVALAKQVRSTQGEIRLDTANWLYDVQHWYLEQ; from the coding sequence ATGATGCGAATATTGACCCTAGGATTATTGGCTGTTTTGCTCACAGCATGTAGCCTCGGCTCCACACCAGCACCCACCAACGAGCCAACCACTCCGCCAATTCAGATTCCGCAAGGTGGCACGTTAACCATTCGCACGGCCCAAGATATCGCAGTTTTGCATCCGTGGAAACCGACCAGCCACGAAGAAGCTCAACTTTTAGGCTTGCTCTATCGTGGCTTAACTAAGCTTGATCAAAGCCTTGCACCGCAACCCGATGTTGCCACAAGCTGGCAAAGCGATAGCGTCGGCCAAACCTTAACAATGACCTTGCGCAGCGATATTCGTTGGCACGATGATACGGCCTTGACTGCTGCTGATGCGGCTTGGACGATCAGCGCAATGCAAAGCATTAGCCCAACCACCCCTTTATTGACCGATCTTCAGGGCTTGGTGCGCAAGGTTACTGCCCCCGATGACACAACCTTAGTTATTTCGTTGCGCGAACCCTATGCGCCATTGCTCTCGGCCTTGAGCATGCCAATTTTGCCCAAGCATTTGTTTGAGCAATTAAGCCCAGCTGAGCTTGATCAGCTTAATCTTTTGACTCAGCCAATTGGTAGCGGCCCGTTTATCTTCGAGCAACGGACTGCTGGCTCAGCAATTAGCTTAATTCGCAATAGCAACTATATCGATGGTGTACCCTATCTCGATCGGGTGGCCTTTGTGGTTGCCCCCGATCCACAGGTGGCTCGCCAAGCAGTGCGCGATGGAGATTTGTTGGCAGCCGAATTGCCATGGGAGCAAAGCCAAGGCTTAGGGTCGGCCATCGGCACGGGTAGCTATCCTGAAAATGGCTTTTATTATGTGGCTTTCAATATGCGTGATGGCCGCATCTTCAGCGATCCACGAGTGCGCCAAGCGCTAGCGTTAAGCCTCGATCTCAATACGATTGTTGAAACTGCTGGCCCCGCAGCTCAAGCAATTTTGAGCGATCATTTGCCTGGTACATGGGTTGCGCCAACTGGCGAATTGCCTAAACGCAACTTAGATAAAGCTCGCGAATTATTGGATCAAGCAGGCTGGGTCTTGCCCGAAGGTGCGACAATTCGCGCCTCGAATGGCATTACGCTGTCGATGGCGCTGTTCGTGCGTGGCGATGATCAACGCCGCATCGAGGTTGCTGAACGGATCGCCGCCGCTGCTAGCCCAGTTGGCTTCAATATTGTGGTTACGCCAGCCGATTTCGAGAGCGTGATTCGCTCTAAGTTGGTAACACCTTTTGATTTTGATTTGGCCTTGATGAGTTGGGGCAATAGTCGAGTTGGTGGTTCGCCCTCGTACACGGCCTACGATCCTGATAATTTTTCGCTGTTTCATTCGAGCCAAATTTATCAAGGGGTAGCCGATGGGCGGCCTGGCCTGCGCAATTATGGTGCGTTTCAAAACACCAGTTTCGATAATTTATCGACGGCGGCGCGGGCACTTTACGCAACTGAACGCCGCCGCGAACTCTATCAACAAACCAACACAATCATTCAAACCGAATATCCGTATGTGTTCCTGTGGGCCGATCGGATTCCGGTTGCCTTAGCCAAACAGGTGCGTTCAACCCAAGGCGAAATTCGGCTGGATACGGCCAATTGGCTGTATGATGTTCAACATTGGTATCTTGAGCAATAA
- a CDS encoding VTT domain-containing protein — MWDSIVQAFNSAVIQLEANVYWLTLSYLLFSEFGAPLPIPGNFVLVAGGFLLGRQGDLPIWLMGLAILALVPGAVTMFWIGRRGGLPLLNRIGPKIGLSQRRRDRIVGWLERRAVLGLIVIRVLPTFRLGTTLIPGALGMPWPRFALGMGCGLVAWVITYMGLGYAMGLFS, encoded by the coding sequence ATGTGGGATTCAATCGTTCAGGCCTTCAATAGTGCAGTTATTCAGCTTGAGGCCAATGTTTATTGGCTAACTCTGAGTTATTTGTTGTTCAGCGAATTTGGCGCACCACTGCCAATCCCCGGTAATTTTGTCTTGGTTGCTGGCGGCTTTTTGCTTGGCCGCCAAGGCGATCTGCCAATTTGGTTGATGGGCTTGGCAATCTTGGCTTTAGTGCCAGGCGCCGTGACAATGTTTTGGATTGGGCGGCGCGGTGGCTTGCCGTTACTCAATCGAATTGGCCCCAAAATCGGCCTATCCCAACGGCGACGCGACCGAATTGTCGGTTGGCTGGAACGTCGGGCAGTGCTTGGGCTGATTGTGATTCGAGTATTACCAACGTTTCGCTTAGGCACAACCTTAATTCCTGGCGCATTGGGAATGCCATGGCCACGCTTCGCGCTTGGTATGGGTTGCGGCTTAGTTGCATGGGTCATCACCTATATGGGTTTGGGCTATGCAATGGGCTTGTTTAGTTGA
- a CDS encoding PLP-dependent aspartate aminotransferase family protein gives MKPETLLIHAGRSVDAATSAVTPPIHLASTFERAADGSLPHGFVYTRFGNPTRQALEQALAALEGGVEAAAFGSGSAATTAVLQSLAPGQRLLLPRDCYNGTAHLVRQVFAHLDAQFVDMTNLAAVQAALEPAPALVWLETPSNPTLRLTDLAAVSSLAHAVGALVVCDNTWATPLGQRPFELGVDLVMHSTTKYLGGHSDVLGGALITKTITPWWQRLQQIHVLAGAVPSPFECWLILRGMQSLAYRLRGHCANALAVAEWLAQHPKVQAVHYPGLASHPQYELAQRQMLLMGGMVSFEVVGGAAEAIAVAAQVKLWTRATSLGGPESLIEHRATLEGPDSPTPPALLRLSVGLEHPDDLIADLAQALAVL, from the coding sequence ATGAAACCTGAAACGTTGTTAATTCATGCTGGTCGTAGCGTTGATGCTGCGACCAGTGCAGTTACGCCGCCGATTCATCTTGCCAGCACGTTTGAACGAGCGGCTGATGGCAGTTTGCCCCATGGGTTTGTTTATACGCGTTTTGGCAACCCCACCCGCCAAGCCTTAGAGCAAGCCTTAGCAGCGCTTGAAGGTGGAGTTGAGGCGGCGGCATTTGGCTCTGGTTCGGCGGCTACAACGGCTGTATTGCAAAGTTTAGCTCCAGGCCAACGCTTGTTGTTGCCACGCGATTGCTACAACGGCACGGCCCACTTGGTGCGTCAGGTGTTTGCTCATCTCGATGCACAATTTGTCGATATGACCAACTTGGCGGCAGTGCAAGCAGCGTTGGAGCCAGCCCCAGCCTTGGTTTGGCTCGAAACGCCATCCAACCCAACCTTACGATTAACAGATTTGGCGGCGGTTAGTAGTTTGGCGCATGCGGTTGGGGCGTTGGTGGTTTGCGATAATACCTGGGCCACGCCGCTTGGCCAGCGCCCATTTGAGTTGGGCGTGGATTTGGTGATGCATTCGACCACCAAATATCTTGGCGGCCATAGCGATGTGCTGGGCGGCGCATTAATTACCAAAACTATAACACCTTGGTGGCAACGATTGCAGCAAATTCATGTGCTGGCCGGAGCCGTGCCCTCGCCGTTTGAATGTTGGCTGATTTTGCGCGGCATGCAAAGTTTGGCCTATCGGTTGCGCGGTCATTGTGCCAATGCTTTGGCGGTGGCTGAGTGGTTGGCGCAGCATCCCAAGGTGCAGGCGGTGCATTATCCTGGCTTGGCCAGCCATCCGCAATATGAATTGGCCCAACGCCAAATGCTGCTCATGGGCGGCATGGTTTCGTTCGAGGTGGTTGGTGGCGCGGCTGAAGCGATTGCAGTAGCGGCTCAAGTTAAGTTATGGACGCGGGCAACCAGCCTTGGCGGCCCTGAAAGTTTGATCGAACATCGTGCCACACTCGAAGGCCCAGACTCGCCAACCCCGCCAGCCTTGTTGCGGCTTTCGGTCGGCTTAGAACACCCCGATGATTTAATTGCCGATTTGGCCCAAGCCTTGGCGGTGTTGTAA
- a CDS encoding DUF4147 domain-containing protein, with protein sequence MMDATAIAKFSKQLIATAIASVDPQRAVLQALDWDGTRLSCGAWQWAGSGRIIVLGAGKAGAPMAAAVEQVLGDRISAGMVVIKDAHRGNFALKRIQLLEASHPSPDQRGLNAAQQCETWLQQAQADDLVIALISGGASALLPAPAGAMSLADLQTLTQLLLACGAAIEQINTIRKHCDRLKGGQFAGLAQPASLLSLVISDVVGSPLTIIASGLSVPDPASFAEAWAILEQYGLLEQIPTSIRDYLQQGIRGAVPAHPDGSEPWWANVHTSIIARNEIAQIAIKHLAEAQGWQVIHDQQPITGEAQVVGQLLGQRLRQLAQSIQQPTLYLAGGETTVNLAGIMPHSQGGRNAELVLAAALALDGCPNCQIIALATDGGDGSSPAAGAIANGQSIAQARKLGLDTQQALATHNSYNVWRTLGSAIEIGPTLTNVNDLLIGLVW encoded by the coding sequence ATGATGGATGCGACGGCGATTGCCAAATTCAGCAAGCAACTGATTGCCACAGCGATTGCCAGTGTTGATCCTCAGCGGGCAGTTTTGCAGGCCTTGGATTGGGATGGCACGCGCCTGAGTTGTGGCGCTTGGCAGTGGGCTGGCTCAGGTCGGATCATTGTGCTTGGCGCGGGCAAAGCAGGCGCACCAATGGCCGCCGCCGTGGAGCAAGTGCTGGGGGATCGGATTAGCGCTGGTATGGTCGTAATAAAGGATGCTCATCGTGGCAATTTTGCCCTCAAGCGCATCCAATTGCTTGAAGCCAGCCACCCAAGCCCTGATCAGCGTGGGCTGAATGCAGCCCAACAATGCGAAACATGGCTCCAGCAAGCCCAAGCCGATGATTTAGTAATTGCGCTAATCTCTGGGGGAGCTTCGGCCTTATTGCCAGCGCCAGCTGGAGCAATGAGCCTAGCCGATCTGCAAACACTAACGCAGTTGTTGCTGGCGTGCGGCGCAGCGATCGAGCAAATTAACACGATTCGCAAGCATTGTGATCGCTTGAAGGGCGGGCAATTTGCGGGCTTGGCCCAGCCCGCCAGCCTGTTAAGTTTAGTGATTTCCGATGTGGTTGGCTCGCCGTTGACTATTATCGCCTCAGGCCTGAGCGTGCCCGATCCGGCGAGTTTTGCCGAGGCCTGGGCGATTCTCGAACAGTACGGGTTGTTAGAGCAAATACCTACAAGTATTCGCGACTATTTACAACAGGGAATACGTGGCGCAGTGCCAGCCCATCCCGACGGGAGTGAGCCATGGTGGGCTAATGTGCATACATCGATCATTGCGCGTAACGAAATCGCTCAAATCGCAATCAAGCACTTAGCCGAAGCTCAAGGCTGGCAAGTCATTCACGATCAGCAGCCAATCACAGGCGAAGCTCAAGTGGTTGGGCAGCTACTTGGGCAACGCTTGCGCCAACTCGCCCAATCTATCCAGCAACCAACGCTCTACCTCGCTGGCGGCGAAACTACGGTTAATTTAGCTGGAATTATGCCGCATTCACAGGGTGGCCGCAACGCTGAGCTGGTATTAGCAGCGGCTTTGGCGCTTGATGGTTGCCCTAATTGTCAGATAATTGCCTTGGCGACCGATGGCGGCGACGGCTCAAGCCCTGCTGCGGGAGCAATTGCCAATGGTCAAAGCATCGCCCAAGCTCGCAAGCTCGGGCTTGACACACAACAAGCCTTGGCAACCCACAATAGTTATAACGTTTGGCGAACGCTTGGCAGTGCAATCGAAATCGGCCCAACCCTGACCAATGTCAACGATTTGCTGATCGGCTTGGTGTGGTAG